One genomic segment of Anguilla anguilla isolate fAngAng1 chromosome 2, fAngAng1.pri, whole genome shotgun sequence includes these proteins:
- the LOC118217192 gene encoding cytochrome c oxidase subunit 7A-related protein, mitochondrial has product MYYKLSGFTQRLTGSAPSTAYSPQGLKPSVPADPAPMIFATPTKVVSESGSVVEYMGTNKVPDLQKLFQKSDGVPVHLKRGLPDKLLYRSTMALTVGGVLYCLVALYIAAHPRK; this is encoded by the exons ATGTACTACAAATTAAGTGGTTTCACACAGAGACTGACGGGATCCGCACCGTCGACTGCGTACAGTCCACAG GGTTTAAAGCCGTCAGTCCCTGCAGATCCAGCCCCCATGATCTTTGCCACCCCTACCAAAGTGGTGTCTGAGTCCGGCTCTGTGGTGGAGTACATGGGCACCAACAAGGTCCCAGACCTGCAGAAGCTTTTCCAG AAATCAGATGGGGTCCCAGTGCACCTGAAGCGTGGCCTCCCGGACAAGCTGCTGTACCGCAGCACCATGGCCCTTACTGTAGGCGGCGTCCTGTACTGCCTGGTGGCCCTGTACATTGCTGCACATCCCCGCAAGTGA